TTATTTGGTAATTAACTCAAGAGAAATGGGACAAAGTTGATCCTATATATGCAGTGAGTTGTTCTAAATAATTGTGGTGTGATTAAGCGAGGGCTTGAATTGATTGGCAAAGAGAAGGGGGCAGAATTGGAGCAGAGGTGATGATGGCTCTTATTTGGTAATTAATTCGAAGAGAAATGGGACAGCGTTGATCATATATATGCAGCGAGTTGTTCTAAGAACACAATAATTGAAGTGTCGGTTCATCATAGGTCAAAATAGaacaataaaatactaaacCGGGACCCATCACAACTTTTGACAAAAATGTTGTAGCATTTTGTTATGTACCTGACTTTCTCATATATGACTACAAGGTAATTGTTCATACTTGTTACTTATTTACTCCTGTTTGTGGCAATTTGATAAAGCGGCTCCTTCTTTGTAGCTAGTTTGACATGGTGTTAATTTTTCATGAATTGATGGTGTGGAGTTTGCTaggtaaaattttctttttgaaaacttATCTTACTAGAATTTATTTCAAAGATTTGATAGTGTACGGCATGTCATGTcattttaaataacataaatGACATGACACTAGATACACctttagatttataatatttaatcaaAACCATGAAATGAATCCATTAAAATAGAAGATGATCCTAATCTGGTCCAATCACTAGCAATATGTACATTATCATGGACATCCGAGCCTCTCTTCCAAGCTTTGTTAATGGGCTGCCCAGAAAATTCCTATTGATGCAAACTTTGTAACCCCTAACTTTGCAAGTAGGCTTGTTAACACCTCTTGGTTCTTTTTGCTGACTCCTAGTGGTGTGTTCTTCTCTTTTACATTCGCTTGCCAAAAACAAAATGTCAATTTTGCAAGTAGGAGTAACTTGAACTGTGTCAACAGCCTGGTTCCCATTCCTGAATCCTAAGGACTATGACAATCCTTTGAAGGATATATGCTTCTCACTTTCATCTTAGGTGTGTAAGCCATATTTTCAACTAAAACCCTTCATTCACTAAGGAGACATTGCAAAGCAGAAGAAGAACTCTACTATTATTGCAGCTTGGCAGCATGTCTCTCTTCTAGGCAACAAAATACACAGTAATTTGCTTCATGCAATTAATGGATTACTCATGACCTGAGCACTAGAGCACCAGAGACAAGGACAATAAACTGTTACAAACTCAATGTTACATCCCACCGAaaagctgaaatttttttgacctGGACAAAGAAACAGAAACAAGGACAACAGcgacagcaacaacaacaacaaaaaggcAACTGCCAGCACTATGAGATTAGAAGACAATTTCTATACTAATACTGATTATTGATGGTTGATGCACCTTGTTGCTGAGACGTTGCAAACTTTTATAATCATAATTGAGTAATCAAGGTCAACAAAAGCAAGGCAATATGTGAAACCTAAGAATGAGAAGTTATATATACAAGTCCTCTATTCAGGGCACTGCAGCCACTGCTTATGATGTAGGTGAGCAAAATCAGCCTAATTGGGGATTCAAAGCGGTTAGTAGTTAGTGGCAGTGGTATCATTAAGATTCTAACCAAAATTATTGTAGGATATAATTGAAAACGATAGTTCAGAAACATAGGATATTAATAGGGCTAGAATAAACCATATTGGAAAAAGGGAAAGCCGGACATATTTTATAAGAGGAAAAGATGATTTAACAAAGTTGCAAGACTTGACCAGTCCTTTTCCTATAAGCATAGCCGCTATCTGGCCAGTCATAGTCGAAATTTCTAAATCCTTCATTCATGCAGGAGGCATGACAAAGCCTCCATATTCTTTCCAGATGCATAGACAGCTAAAAGACAGGCCACCAATAGAGATCACTTCATAAGCAGTAAAGAGTTCTCAACTCCTCAATATTTCCCAATATTCTCTCATATGCAACTTTCAACAGAATCAGCAATAGCActcccaccaaaaaaagaaCTAGTCAGCCTTGTTTTCACTGTTTATAAGATCCAATACCCAACAAATCCCAGATAAAGCATTGAAAAACTCTATGTACAACTTCAATAACTCAACTTTTGaccaaacaattaatgtgcaaaTCCATAACAATATTGCCATTGGGAAAAACTCAGTTACttaaaaacccaacaaaatgaCTACATTTATATCACAGTACTAACTACAAaaccatacttttttttttttttagttactgAGTTTGAGCATGTAGGCTTTAGCGACCTCCAATAATTCTCTCCTCTCAGCCATGGAAAGACCCTGGTGGAGGAGCTCCACAGAACCCTTAAATTCGTACTCCTCATGGAGCTTTGAGAGTGCCTTAGCTTCCTGCATGTTGGTAATAGGCAAAACAAGTTCAAGCTTCAATGTCTCTGCCATCTCAGCAGCTGCGGCTTCAGCTTGCGCCGTTTTGGCTTCTTGATCCATAAGTTCCTGATGAATAGCCCCAAAATCTGCCAAGAACGCACTGTGGAGCTTCACTTCCTCTGGATTCTCCATTTCCTTTGGATTTTCCGCCATTTGTAAGTAGGAAGAGAAAAATGGtgccttttggttttttttttttaaggagtttCTACTTTCTAGTGCGTCTAATCGAAAACACCTAGTCGTTTGACGTTCGGTCCACTTCGGTCTATTTTTTCTAATTCGGTTCACTTCGTTCTTATTCAGTCCAATCTTT
This genomic stretch from Quercus robur chromosome 4, dhQueRobu3.1, whole genome shotgun sequence harbors:
- the LOC126720833 gene encoding uncharacterized protein LOC126720833 isoform X2, which codes for MAENPKEMENPEEVKLHSAFLADFGAIHQELMDQEAKTAQAEAAAAEMAETLKLELVLPITNMQEAKALSKLHEEYEFKGSVELLHQGLSMAERRELLEVAKAYMLKLSN